DNA sequence from the Brevundimonas sp. NIBR10 genome:
GGCCATCATGTCCGAAGGCGGTCTGATCGCCGATGACATCGTCATCGCCCTGATCGAGGCCCGGCTGAAAGAAGCCGAAGACGCCGGCGGCGCCATCTTCGACGGCTTCCCCCGCACCCTGGCCCAGGCCCAGGCGCTTGACGCCATGCTGGCCAAGCTGGGCAAGAAGATCGATGCCGTCGTCCGCCTCAAGGTCGACGATACGCAACTTCTGGAGCGCGTCGCCAGGCGGTTCGCCGAGCAGGGCCGCCCGGACGACAATCCGGACAGCTTCAAGGTCCGGCTGGACGCCTACAACCGCAACACCGCGCCCCTGCTGCCCTATTATGCCGACAAGGGTCTGCTGACCGAGATCGACGGCATGGGTGCGATCGACGCTGTCGCCGCCGAGATCGACAAGGCGCTGGGGTAGATTTTTCCTTCCGGCTCGCCGAGCGGCGAACTGGGAGGAGGGCGTTGACTCACCCCCTCCATTGACCCTCCTATCGCACCGCAGCGTAGAGGGATCAGGCATGGCGTTCAGGGTCGGTAAAGCAGCGACGGCGATCGCTCTGGTGCTGGCTCTTTCGGCACCCGCGTCCTTCGTTCACGCCGCAGACGATCCCGCGACTTATGCCGAAACCATCGAGGGTCTGACGCGCCAGGACGGCCTGGCCCCGATCTTCATCGATGCGGACAAGGGCAAGGTGCTGGTCCAGCTACCGGCCGCGGGGGCGGACGGGGTGATGCTGCGGATCATCCACCACACGGCGCTGCGGACCGGGGTGGGGTCGGCCAATACCGGGCTGGATCGGGCCCAGATCGGGGCGACCAACATCCTGGCTTTCCGACGGATCGGACGGCGGATCGTCGCCGAGTTCGAGAACCCGAGATATGCGGCCCCAGCCGGCAGCATCGACGAGCAGGCGGCGGCGCGCGATGCCTTCGTCGGGTCCACCGTCTGGGCGGGCGAGCTCGTGGCGGAAAACGATGACGGCTCGGTGCTGATCGACATCACCGGCTTCCTGACCCGCGACGCCATGGGGATCGCCGAACAGCTGAAAAGCGCGGGGCAGGGGACGCTGAAGCCGGTCGCCGACCTGACCCTGGTCGATGCCTCCCAGGCCCGGGCCTTTCCTGAGAACCTGGAGATGGAGGCGCGTCTGACCTTTGCGGTCGATGCGCCGGGGACCGATCTTCGCCAGATCGCACCGGACGCGCGGCTGGTAACGTTCACGGTGCGCCACAGCTTCATCAAATTGCCCGAGCCGGGGTTCGTGCCCCGGCCGTTCGATCCGCGCACGGGCGCGATCTCGACCCTGGTCACCGACTATTCCGCGCCGCTGGATGAAGCCATGGTCCGGCGGTTCGCCAACCGGTTCCGGCTGGAGAAGACCGATCCGACGGCGGCCCGTTCGACGGTCAAGGAACCGATCGTCTTCTACGTCGATCGCGCGGCACCCGAGCCGGTGCGGACGGCCCTCGTCGAGGGCGCGCAGTGGTGGGCCGACGCCTTTGACCGCGCGGGCTTCATCGACGCCTATCGGGTCGAGGTCCTGCCCGAGGGCGTCGATCCTCTGGACGCCCGCTACAACGTCATCAACTGGGTCAATCGAGCCACCCGCAGCTGGTCCTATGGCCAGAGCGTGGTGGATCCGCGCACGGGCGAGATCGTCAAGGGCTCGGTGCTGCTGGGCTCGCTCCGTATCCGGCAAGACATCTTGATCTTCGAGGGACTGTTGGGGGCTGCGGGCACCGGCGACGGCGGACCTAACGACCCAGTCCAGATCGGCCTGGCCCGCATCCGCCAGCTGTCGGCGCATGAGGTCGGCCACGCCATCGGCCTGTTGCACAATTTCGCCGGCAGCACCCAGGGTCGGACCTCGGTGATGGACTATCCGGTGCCGGTGATCGCCATCGGGCCGGAGGATCAACTGGATTTCTCGGACGCCTACGCGGTCGGGATGGGCGACTGGGACCGGTTCGCCATCGACCAGCTCTATAGCGACGCGCCTCCCGATGTCCGGGCGGCGGCGCTTGAGGCCGGGGTGGTGCGGCTGCGATTCGTGTCGGACCCCGATGCCCGGATCGGCGGCGACGCCCAGCCCTGGGGCAGTCTGTGGGACAATGGGGCCGACCCGGTCGAGGAGCTGGGTCACCTGATGCGGATCCGGCGGATCGCTCTCGATCGGTTCGGCCTCGGCAATCTGCCGGACGGGTCGGCGGTCAACGATCTGAGGCGGCGGCTGGTGCCGATCTATCTTTACCATCGCTATCAGGTGGACGCCGTGTCCAAGCTGGTCGGCGGGATCGACTATGGCTATCCGGTCTCGGGTGACGGACGAGAGGCGGCGATGGCTGTCCCGGCCGCGACCCAGCGCGCGGCTCTGGCGGCCCTGACCGCGACCCTGAGCCCCGCCGAACTCGACCTGCCCGAGCCCTTGATCGCCCTGCTCAACGCCCAGCAATCCGGCGACGGCGACCCCCAGAACGACATCGAGGTGTTCAAGGGGCTTGAAGGGCGAGTCTTCGATCCGGGCGTGGCGGCCGATGTCGCGGCAGATGTGACGCTGACCGCCCTGTTCGCCCCGGCGCGGGTCAACCGGCTGAGCGACGCCGCGCGCCGCGATCCGACCCAACTCAGCCTGACCGAGACGATCGACGCCGTCACCGCCGCCGCCTTCGCCCCTGCAACAGGGAGGCTGGCCGAACCGGCGCGGCGAGTTCAGGCGCAATATGTGCTGACCCTGGCAGGGTTGTTGCGCGGTGACGACCTGTCGAGCACCTCGGCGGCCGTCATCGACGAGCGGCTCCAGGCCTTGGCGACGCGGCTGAAGGCCTCGCGCGCTACCGACCCGGTCCAGCGGGCTCACGACCGCTGGCTGGGCGCCCTGATCGGCGACCGCGACCGTCTGGACCAGATGCTGGAAGACCGCCACCACGCCCCGCCGACACCCCCCGGCAGCCCGATCGGCGCGGAGGCCGACTGGCACGGGTGAGCGCTGCGCGTCACGCCACGTTCATCCGCATCGTGCGTTAGAGTGCGCTTGAATGGACCGTAACGGTTCGACAGGGCGACCCTACGCAGGTGACGACGATCAGGCCGCATTTTTCCCGCAAACAGGGACAGAGGCTTGCCGTGGCTGCGGGCGTCGCCGTGTTGCATGGTGGCCTGTTCCTTGCGCTGTCCACGAGCACGGACGGGCCGCCCATGGTGTCCTTGCCCCCAATCGAGGTGGAGATGTTCCGGCCGGCCGATCCGCCACCTCCGCCACCCCCGACGCCTGAACCTCCCGCACCGGTCTCGGGCGGCGGAGCCCCGGCGGCACCGTCTCGCATCCATACGCCGCCGCGGCCGCGTCCCGTCGAGCCCGAACTGCCGGCACCGGTGATCCAGGCCCCCGCGCCCGCACTGGTCGTCGGAGTCGCCCCCGTGGCCACACCGACGCCCGGCTTCGGCCAGGGCGGGCAGGGGACGGGCAGCGGGACCGGTAACGGTGAAGGCGATGGGCCGGGTTCGGGCGGCACGCCGCCTCGCTTCATCGCCGGGCCGACGTCGCGCCAGATCGCCGACGCTGCGCCGGTCGCCGCGCGTCGGGCACGGATCGACGGGATGGTGGCGCTGCGTTGCGTGATCCGGCTGGATTCCCGGCTGGAGAACTGTCGCGTCGTCAACGAGACGCCGTCGGGGATGGGTTTCGGCGAGGCTGCGGTGCGGATTGCCATCGACCGTTTCCGTTTTGCGCCACCGACGCGTCAGGGCCGGCCGGTCTCGGGTGCCGAGATGCCGCTGGGCATCCAGTTCAACCTGGGTGGACGGCGTCCGGACACCAGCCCGGCCGTCGGCTGACGTCCCGGTTGCAATTGTTCCGGTTCGGGCGGATCGTTCGCGTCTGAGAAGGGCGGGGCCGGGCGATGCGGACGCGGGACGAGCGATCAAGGCGGACGACGGCCTTTGTCGTGGTGCTCATCGCCCACATCCTGGTCCTGTGGTGGCTGACCCTGACCCGGGACGTGCAACTCTTCGAGCCGAGCCCACCGATCGACGTGACCCTGTTCCCCGGCTCTCCGCCTGCGGGCTCAAGCGGATCCGGCGGCGAGGCCGCAGCCGCTCCGTCGGTCGTCCACCGGCCGCCCGTCGTCATGAAGCCCTTCCCCGACGCCTTCCACGCCCCGCTGGAACCGACGCTGCTCCCGCAGCCCCTCATTGTGGGGTCGGCCTCGATTTCCACACCGAGCTTGACCGACAGCGCATCGACCCAGCCCGAAGCGAGCATCAGCGTGATTGCTGGCGCTACTGAAGGTGCCGGCGCTGCGGTCGGCCAGGGGCAGGGAACGGGGACCGGCCTGGGTGGAAGCGGGACAGGTACGGGCGACGGGGTTGGCGCGGGCGCGGGATCATCTGGCCTGCGCTGGATTCGTGAGCTGACCCGGGCGGAAAGACATCAGCTGTTTCCGAGCCGCGCGCAGCGACGGAGGATCAGCGGGCAGGCCGTCATTCTGTGCCGGATCAATCGCGACACGACGGTGACCCATTGCCGGGACGAGTCCGAGCGCCCTGCGGGCTGGGGCTTTGGTCGTGCGGCTGTCCGGGCGGCGCAATACATGCGTGTCCGGCCCCGGGTCGTAAACGGCGTGGTCCAGGACGGCGCTAGAGAGCGCATCACTGTTTCATTCCCCTGGGAGCAGGGTGTTTCGCCTGAAGACACCGTCAGCCGTTGACCTAATCTGAATCATCGGTATAAGGCGCGCTTCCCGCGAAGGGCGCCACGCTCCTGGTCTGTTGACCGGAGCGTTGTTTGCGTCCGGTTTGCGCGTATCTGGAGAGCTTCGTGGCCCGTATCGCTGGCGTCAATATTCCGACCAACAAGCGCGTCGAAATCGCGCTGCAGTATATCCATGGCATCGGCCCGGCCGCCGCCAAGGACATCGTGGGCAAGGTGGGCATCGAGTCCGCCCGCCGCGTGAACCAACTGACCGACGCCGAAGTCCTGCAGATCCGCGAGACGATCGACAAGGATCACACCGTCGAGGGTGACCTGCGCCGTGAGACGTCGATGAACATCAAGCGTCTGATGGACCTGGCCTGCTACCGCGGCCTGCGTCACCGCAAGGGTCTGCCGGTCCGCGGCCAGCGCACCCACACCAACGCCCGCACCCGCAAGGGTCCCGCCAAGCCGATCGCCGGCAAGAAGAAGTAAGACAGACACATGGCCAAGGAACCGGGTCGCGTAAAGAAGCGCGAGCGCAAGAACATCACCTCGGGCGTCGCCCACGTGAACGCGTCCTTCAACAACACCATGATCACGATCACCGATGCCCAGGGCAACGCGATCTCGTGGTCGTCGGCCGGACACATGGGCTTCAAGGGTTCGCGCAAATCGACCCCTTATGCCGCCCAGATGGCCGCCGAAGACGCCGGCAAGAAGGCCCAGGAACACGGCGTCAAGACGCTTGAAGTCAAC
Encoded proteins:
- a CDS encoding energy transducer TonB, encoding MRTRDERSRRTTAFVVVLIAHILVLWWLTLTRDVQLFEPSPPIDVTLFPGSPPAGSSGSGGEAAAAPSVVHRPPVVMKPFPDAFHAPLEPTLLPQPLIVGSASISTPSLTDSASTQPEASISVIAGATEGAGAAVGQGQGTGTGLGGSGTGTGDGVGAGAGSSGLRWIRELTRAERHQLFPSRAQRRRISGQAVILCRINRDTTVTHCRDESERPAGWGFGRAAVRAAQYMRVRPRVVNGVVQDGARERITVSFPWEQGVSPEDTVSR
- a CDS encoding adenylate kinase; this translates as MNLILFGPPAAGKGTQAKRLVDGRGMVQLSTGDMLREAIASGSDLGKQCQAIMSEGGLIADDIVIALIEARLKEAEDAGGAIFDGFPRTLAQAQALDAMLAKLGKKIDAVVRLKVDDTQLLERVARRFAEQGRPDDNPDSFKVRLDAYNRNTAPLLPYYADKGLLTEIDGMGAIDAVAAEIDKALG
- a CDS encoding TonB family protein; the encoded protein is MAAGVAVLHGGLFLALSTSTDGPPMVSLPPIEVEMFRPADPPPPPPPTPEPPAPVSGGGAPAAPSRIHTPPRPRPVEPELPAPVIQAPAPALVVGVAPVATPTPGFGQGGQGTGSGTGNGEGDGPGSGGTPPRFIAGPTSRQIADAAPVAARRARIDGMVALRCVIRLDSRLENCRVVNETPSGMGFGEAAVRIAIDRFRFAPPTRQGRPVSGAEMPLGIQFNLGGRRPDTSPAVG
- the rpsM gene encoding 30S ribosomal protein S13, coding for MARIAGVNIPTNKRVEIALQYIHGIGPAAAKDIVGKVGIESARRVNQLTDAEVLQIRETIDKDHTVEGDLRRETSMNIKRLMDLACYRGLRHRKGLPVRGQRTHTNARTRKGPAKPIAGKKK
- the rpsK gene encoding 30S ribosomal protein S11 translates to MAKEPGRVKKRERKNITSGVAHVNASFNNTMITITDAQGNAISWSSAGHMGFKGSRKSTPYAAQMAAEDAGKKAQEHGVKTLEVNVSGPGSGRESALRALQSVGLTITTIRDVTPMPHNGCRPPKRRRV
- a CDS encoding zinc-dependent metalloprotease, whose translation is MAFRVGKAATAIALVLALSAPASFVHAADDPATYAETIEGLTRQDGLAPIFIDADKGKVLVQLPAAGADGVMLRIIHHTALRTGVGSANTGLDRAQIGATNILAFRRIGRRIVAEFENPRYAAPAGSIDEQAAARDAFVGSTVWAGELVAENDDGSVLIDITGFLTRDAMGIAEQLKSAGQGTLKPVADLTLVDASQARAFPENLEMEARLTFAVDAPGTDLRQIAPDARLVTFTVRHSFIKLPEPGFVPRPFDPRTGAISTLVTDYSAPLDEAMVRRFANRFRLEKTDPTAARSTVKEPIVFYVDRAAPEPVRTALVEGAQWWADAFDRAGFIDAYRVEVLPEGVDPLDARYNVINWVNRATRSWSYGQSVVDPRTGEIVKGSVLLGSLRIRQDILIFEGLLGAAGTGDGGPNDPVQIGLARIRQLSAHEVGHAIGLLHNFAGSTQGRTSVMDYPVPVIAIGPEDQLDFSDAYAVGMGDWDRFAIDQLYSDAPPDVRAAALEAGVVRLRFVSDPDARIGGDAQPWGSLWDNGADPVEELGHLMRIRRIALDRFGLGNLPDGSAVNDLRRRLVPIYLYHRYQVDAVSKLVGGIDYGYPVSGDGREAAMAVPAATQRAALAALTATLSPAELDLPEPLIALLNAQQSGDGDPQNDIEVFKGLEGRVFDPGVAADVAADVTLTALFAPARVNRLSDAARRDPTQLSLTETIDAVTAAAFAPATGRLAEPARRVQAQYVLTLAGLLRGDDLSSTSAAVIDERLQALATRLKASRATDPVQRAHDRWLGALIGDRDRLDQMLEDRHHAPPTPPGSPIGAEADWHG